One genomic window of Halorhabdus sp. CBA1104 includes the following:
- a CDS encoding NAD-dependent epimerase/dehydratase family protein produces MTILVTGGDGYLGWPTALRITTRSDDRVLIVDNFARREWVEEVGAVSGVPIASIDERIEAAEAVHGVQNLSFVEGDLTEKSFVEELLAVHEPDAIVHTAAQPSAPYSQINGERANYTQHNNMQATRNLLWGLEEADLTDTHFIETTTTGVYGAPEFPIPEGGATMENQGEEDEVPFPAMAGSWYHLTKSHDAANMRLAHSQFDIPISDVRTAITYGTETEETAADPRLATRFDFDYYFGVVAHRFAAQAIAGYPMTVYGKGEQRKPFIALEDAVEGLARLALADPDERPDDHVVYNQVTRAISIVEVAETIAEVAGEYELDVAVEHFENPRDEDETHKMEIENDRYADLIDGQGTTFEEGVRSILGTLLEYDDRIGAHEDRFLPGVLTDDE; encoded by the coding sequence ATGACGATACTCGTCACCGGCGGCGACGGCTACCTCGGGTGGCCGACCGCCCTGCGGATCACGACTCGAAGCGACGACCGCGTACTCATCGTGGACAACTTCGCGCGCCGCGAATGGGTCGAAGAGGTCGGCGCTGTCAGTGGCGTCCCGATCGCGTCCATCGACGAGCGCATCGAGGCCGCCGAAGCTGTCCACGGCGTGCAGAATCTCTCCTTTGTCGAGGGCGATCTCACCGAGAAATCCTTCGTCGAGGAACTGCTCGCCGTCCACGAACCCGATGCGATCGTGCACACGGCGGCCCAGCCCTCCGCACCCTACTCCCAGATCAACGGCGAGCGGGCCAACTACACCCAACACAACAACATGCAGGCGACGCGAAACCTGCTGTGGGGCCTGGAGGAAGCCGATCTAACTGACACCCACTTCATCGAAACGACGACCACCGGCGTCTACGGCGCTCCCGAGTTCCCGATCCCCGAGGGCGGAGCGACGATGGAAAATCAGGGCGAGGAAGACGAGGTGCCCTTCCCGGCGATGGCGGGCAGCTGGTACCACCTCACGAAGTCACACGACGCAGCAAACATGCGCCTGGCCCACTCCCAGTTCGACATCCCCATCTCGGACGTCCGAACGGCGATTACCTACGGGACCGAGACTGAGGAGACCGCCGCCGACCCGCGGCTTGCCACGCGCTTTGACTTCGATTACTACTTCGGCGTCGTCGCCCACCGCTTTGCCGCCCAGGCGATCGCGGGCTATCCGATGACCGTCTACGGCAAAGGCGAGCAACGAAAGCCCTTCATCGCCCTGGAAGACGCCGTCGAGGGCCTGGCACGACTCGCGCTCGCCGATCCCGACGAGCGACCCGACGATCACGTCGTCTACAACCAGGTGACGCGGGCGATCTCGATCGTCGAAGTAGCCGAGACGATCGCCGAGGTAGCCGGCGAGTACGAGCTGGACGTCGCCGTCGAGCACTTCGAGAACCCGCGTGACGAGGACGAGACCCACAAGATGGAGATCGAGAACGACCGCTACGCCGACCTGATCGACGGTCAGGGCACGACCTTCGAAGAGGGCGTCCGGTCGATCCTCGGGACGCTCCTCGAGTACGACGACCGGATTGGGGCCCACGAAGATCGGTTCCTCCCGGGCGTGTTGACCGACGATGAGTGA
- a CDS encoding NAD(P)-dependent oxidoreductase: MSEPRDVLVTGGLGYVGSALLPLLADAEDVGQIVVLDSLASGSPRHLLEAHVDGDLSFRRGDVREYGDVESAMRGVDRVIHLAAITGAASTHDRREETMAVNFEGTENVVTAARKLGVENLVFASSCNNYGRAASTDIDERTDPDPLNPYAEAKVAAEKLVAEFANENGASATALRMSTNYGYAPGVRFNLVVNHFVFRALTGRPLTVYGDGSNWRPFIHVRDAARAFGHAARHPEAWPQTVYNVGSEDGNYRISEIAEIVSEEVAPVDVTYLEDEHPGPSYHVNFDRLAETGFEPEWTLREGVRDLAAVLRDRQEINP; this comes from the coding sequence ATGAGTGAGCCCCGGGACGTCCTCGTGACCGGCGGGCTGGGATACGTCGGGAGTGCGCTACTCCCGCTGCTCGCCGACGCCGAGGACGTCGGCCAGATTGTGGTGCTTGACTCCCTTGCAAGCGGGTCGCCACGCCACTTACTCGAAGCCCACGTCGACGGCGACCTGTCGTTCCGGCGTGGTGACGTCCGGGAGTACGGCGACGTCGAGAGCGCGATGCGTGGCGTCGATCGCGTGATTCACCTCGCGGCGATCACCGGCGCGGCGAGCACCCACGACCGCCGCGAGGAGACGATGGCAGTCAACTTCGAGGGGACGGAAAACGTCGTCACTGCGGCCCGGAAACTCGGCGTCGAGAACCTCGTCTTTGCCTCCTCGTGTAACAACTACGGCCGCGCCGCCAGCACCGACATCGACGAACGGACCGACCCGGACCCGCTGAATCCCTACGCCGAAGCGAAAGTCGCCGCCGAGAAACTCGTTGCCGAGTTCGCCAACGAAAACGGCGCGAGCGCGACAGCCCTGCGAATGAGTACCAACTACGGGTACGCCCCCGGGGTGCGCTTCAATCTCGTGGTCAACCACTTCGTCTTCCGGGCGCTGACCGGGCGGCCGCTGACAGTCTACGGCGACGGGAGCAACTGGCGACCGTTCATCCACGTCAGAGACGCCGCCCGCGCGTTCGGCCACGCCGCCCGCCACCCCGAGGCCTGGCCACAGACCGTCTACAACGTCGGCAGTGAAGACGGCAACTACCGCATCAGCGAGATCGCCGAGATCGTCAGCGAGGAGGTCGCACCCGTCGACGTAACCTACCTCGAAGACGAACACCCCGGTCCCTCCTATCACGTGAACTTCGACCGCCTGGCCGAGACTGGCTTCGAGCCCGAATGGACGCTCCGGGAGGGCGTCCGGGATCTCGCCGCCGTCCTTCGCGACCGACAGGAGATCAACCCATGA
- a CDS encoding NAD(P)-dependent oxidoreductase: MTEASDFDPEEPLSIAVTGAAGFIGSRVVDRLQAAHPDWELTAIDNFYLGTVREIGDVTVQHVDVRDRRRLEDTLSGSDIVMHLAAISGVDDCGEQADLAYETNVYGTENVAWFCRKHGAALIFPFSMAVLGTPESFPITADHPRDPMNWYGRSKLLNERAIETYAEGAFPAHLFLKSNLYGSHAVGQQVVSKGTVINFFLDRALADETLTVYEPGTQARNYIHVKDIARAYVRSAERLADQLAAGETGVETYELASEEDPSVRTVAERVQAIAREYGFDPAVELVENPRAGEETLVEEFGVDTSAARNMLGWEVRHSIDETVRDAVEREAE, encoded by the coding sequence ATGACTGAAGCGAGCGATTTCGACCCTGAAGAACCGCTTTCGATCGCCGTGACGGGCGCGGCCGGCTTCATTGGCTCGCGCGTCGTCGATCGATTACAGGCCGCCCATCCCGACTGGGAACTCACGGCGATCGATAACTTCTATCTCGGCACCGTCCGGGAGATCGGGGACGTGACCGTCCAGCACGTCGACGTCCGCGATCGACGGCGACTGGAAGACACTCTCTCGGGGAGCGACATCGTGATGCACCTGGCAGCGATCAGTGGCGTCGACGACTGCGGGGAGCAGGCCGACCTGGCCTACGAGACCAACGTCTACGGGACCGAGAACGTCGCCTGGTTCTGCCGGAAACACGGGGCAGCGCTGATCTTCCCGTTCAGTATGGCCGTCCTCGGTACCCCCGAGTCGTTCCCGATCACCGCCGACCATCCCCGCGACCCGATGAACTGGTATGGCCGCTCGAAGCTCCTCAACGAGCGCGCGATCGAGACCTACGCCGAGGGGGCGTTCCCGGCCCATCTCTTCTTGAAATCGAACCTCTATGGCAGCCACGCGGTTGGCCAGCAGGTCGTCTCGAAGGGAACCGTGATCAACTTCTTCCTCGATCGGGCGCTCGCCGACGAGACGCTGACGGTCTACGAACCGGGAACCCAGGCGCGCAACTACATCCACGTCAAGGACATCGCGCGAGCCTACGTTCGGAGTGCCGAGCGACTGGCCGACCAGTTGGCGGCAGGCGAGACCGGCGTCGAAACCTACGAACTCGCCAGCGAGGAGGACCCGAGCGTCCGGACGGTCGCAGAACGGGTGCAGGCGATCGCCCGGGAGTACGGCTTCGATCCCGCTGTCGAACTCGTCGAGAATCCGCGAGCCGGCGAGGAAACCCTCGTAGAGGAGTTCGGCGTCGATACGTCGGCTGCCCGCAACATGCTAGGCTGGGAAGTTCGACACTCGATCGATGAGACAGTTCGAGACGCTGTGGAACGCGAAGCCGAGTGA
- a CDS encoding TrmB family transcriptional regulator, translating to MTDDSAQQLFDRLDLREYEATALRQLLTVGRTTAPNLAEATGIPRARIYEVLSTLADAGYVTEIPGRPKEFEAKHPETIVERAIENRRQSFETFREDVQSLRAPFLEEFGPLYERASGDVTPTEDLFHVVDVGQPSETETRQLYADAEDEICVLTKGFEYFEAIEPAFADAYARDVSIRVLLLDPASLSETNRDIQAAVIDRLQSEYPAVEVRFSNEALPWRGTLVDPSMDYETGTAIVLVEEKDVPLSMRQAAVTENGSFVAGLGRYFELIWGHDSTPVT from the coding sequence ATGACCGACGACAGCGCCCAACAGCTGTTCGATCGCCTCGACCTCCGGGAGTACGAGGCCACGGCCTTGCGACAGCTGCTCACGGTCGGGCGGACGACGGCCCCGAATCTCGCGGAGGCAACGGGGATCCCGCGGGCCCGGATCTACGAGGTACTGTCCACTCTCGCAGACGCCGGGTACGTCACGGAGATCCCCGGCCGTCCCAAGGAGTTCGAGGCCAAACACCCCGAAACGATCGTCGAGCGGGCCATCGAGAATCGCCGGCAATCCTTCGAGACGTTCCGGGAGGACGTTCAGTCCCTCCGTGCCCCCTTCCTCGAGGAATTCGGCCCACTCTACGAACGAGCCAGCGGGGACGTCACGCCCACGGAGGACCTCTTTCACGTCGTCGACGTCGGCCAGCCAAGCGAAACCGAAACGCGCCAACTTTATGCCGATGCCGAGGACGAAATCTGTGTCCTCACCAAGGGCTTTGAGTACTTCGAGGCGATCGAACCGGCCTTCGCCGACGCCTACGCGCGTGACGTCTCGATACGCGTGCTCTTGCTCGATCCGGCCTCCCTCTCTGAGACCAACCGAGACATTCAAGCTGCTGTCATCGACCGACTCCAGAGTGAGTACCCGGCCGTCGAGGTACGATTCAGCAACGAGGCCCTTCCCTGGCGCGGGACGCTCGTCGATCCGAGCATGGACTACGAGACCGGGACGGCGATCGTCCTCGTCGAGGAAAAAGACGTTCCGCTGTCGATGCGCCAGGCGGCCGTCACCGAGAACGGTTCGTTCGTCGCCGGTCTGGGTCGATACTTCGAGTTGATCTGGGGCCACGACAGTACGCCCGTCACGTGA
- a CDS encoding STT3 domain-containing protein, whose translation MADVREATDSLLEEKPYLADSFRELVELDEKEPWSFDDTSLDSGDFGEIVSRGIVTEGDNGYRLADRDAVLAVLDGTEPPESTDESQLGGWSFPFQVPSVDRRTAAVLCGALLVVAFARIGLAYGSVFRNGDVVLAGNDPYGYLYWVEELLRTSSAFDFGAFSELPTRGYTRDTLTVVVLWWASALVGGAPDVAGRILAWYPPLVGVGSAFLVYLLSVRLTADRRIGIAAVLLLAITPAHAFRTMLGFADHHAFDYLWLSLTAYGLVVLAIQRRHHAGGGRLLRTT comes from the coding sequence ATGGCTGACGTCCGGGAGGCGACCGACTCCCTTCTCGAAGAGAAACCCTATCTCGCGGATTCGTTCCGCGAGTTAGTGGAACTTGACGAGAAGGAGCCGTGGTCGTTTGACGATACGTCCCTTGATTCTGGGGATTTCGGTGAGATCGTTTCCAGGGGTATTGTCACGGAAGGCGATAACGGCTACCGGCTTGCCGATCGGGATGCGGTACTGGCGGTACTCGATGGGACGGAACCCCCCGAAAGTACTGACGAAAGCCAGCTCGGAGGCTGGTCGTTTCCCTTTCAAGTCCCATCCGTAGACCGTCGAACGGCGGCAGTTCTCTGTGGCGCACTCCTCGTGGTGGCTTTCGCCCGAATTGGTCTTGCATACGGGAGTGTATTCCGCAACGGCGACGTCGTCCTCGCTGGCAACGACCCCTACGGGTACCTGTACTGGGTTGAGGAACTGCTCCGTACGAGCAGTGCGTTCGATTTCGGGGCGTTTTCGGAACTGCCGACGAGGGGATACACACGGGACACACTGACAGTCGTCGTGCTGTGGTGGGCGAGTGCGCTGGTCGGCGGGGCACCCGACGTCGCCGGTCGAATTCTCGCCTGGTATCCGCCACTCGTTGGCGTCGGGTCTGCGTTTCTCGTCTATCTGCTGAGTGTTCGACTCACCGCGGATCGCCGGATCGGCATCGCGGCTGTCCTCCTCCTCGCTATCACGCCTGCACACGCGTTCCGAACCATGCTCGGCTTTGCCGACCACCACGCGTTCGACTATCTCTGGCTCAGTCTGACAGCCTACGGTCTCGTGGTGCTCGCAATTCAACGCCGCCATCACGCTGGGGGCGGTCGTCTGCTCCGGACGACTTGA
- a CDS encoding metal-dependent hydrolase, with protein MWPWGHLAAGYLLYTAFERVLTDHPPGDLATIWLVVGTQLPDLIDKPLAWTLQVLPSGRSFGHSLLILVPLLLVAAYRSSGRYRTAIVALGTGHVTHLLGDVVYPLTVGQIHHVGFLGWPLIPPIDYPTTQSFLAHLMGIDLTPWFTGQLALVVVAIVVWTVDGNPGLRVFDGR; from the coding sequence ATGTGGCCCTGGGGACACCTGGCTGCTGGATACCTGCTATACACGGCGTTCGAACGCGTGCTGACCGACCATCCGCCCGGTGACCTCGCGACGATCTGGCTGGTCGTCGGAACGCAACTGCCGGATCTGATTGATAAACCACTGGCCTGGACGCTCCAGGTGCTACCGAGTGGCCGATCGTTCGGTCACTCACTCCTCATCCTCGTCCCGTTGCTGCTCGTCGCGGCCTATCGCTCGAGCGGCCGCTATCGGACGGCGATCGTCGCACTCGGAACTGGACACGTCACCCATCTATTAGGAGATGTAGTCTATCCGCTGACAGTCGGTCAGATACACCACGTTGGCTTTCTCGGTTGGCCGCTGATACCGCCCATCGACTATCCTACAACCCAGAGCTTTCTCGCCCACTTGATGGGTATCGACCTGACGCCGTGGTTTACCGGCCAATTGGCGCTGGTCGTCGTCGCAATCGTCGTCTGGACCGTCGATGGCAATCCTGGATTGCGTGTCTTCGACGGCAGATAA
- a CDS encoding alkaline phosphatase family protein, with protein MKPTVVVGLDGANWPLLEPWIEAGHLPTIERLREEGASGVSRSHLPPVTCPNWKCYASGKNPGKLGVYWWERIDTEARSMHLPDSTDFTSPELWDYLNDTGHRTGVVNLPMSYPPRAIDGPMVAGGPRSGEDDYTEPPELQAELEDRFDYRVHPANVLTSNEDADREVEMVHDLLRTRLRTARTLLEEDELDFLHVTLFHLNVLQHYFWDGPETREAWEIVDEELRHFLEGEYNLVLMSDHGCTEIDTVFYVNRWLEEQGYLSTTASLASRLHDLGFTQERIAGIVRSLGLEQYIRPLVPRRIIERFPSDEGVQREAKLSAVDWEETTAIGSGQGLVYVNADDEAERESILQDLQADLADATSTTGEPIAREIYRPEEIYTGPYVDLAPDLVFDQRPGVHTSGAIGGDSVVTEPDDWRAENVPAGMVLFHGEDVATNDLGTIRISDIAPTVLHWLDQAVPADMDGQPVLSAFGADSDTATREVRTREPLPERGSAGGDGREGLDEDVEERLEDIGYLA; from the coding sequence ATGAAACCGACCGTCGTCGTCGGCCTCGACGGGGCCAACTGGCCGCTGTTAGAGCCCTGGATCGAGGCGGGCCACTTGCCGACCATCGAACGTCTCCGCGAGGAGGGGGCCTCGGGGGTCTCCCGCAGCCACCTCCCGCCGGTCACCTGCCCGAACTGGAAGTGCTACGCCTCGGGGAAGAACCCGGGCAAACTCGGTGTCTACTGGTGGGAACGCATCGACACCGAGGCCCGCTCGATGCACCTGCCCGACTCGACTGACTTTACGAGTCCGGAACTGTGGGACTATCTCAACGATACCGGCCACCGGACGGGCGTCGTCAACCTCCCGATGTCCTATCCCCCGCGGGCGATCGACGGCCCGATGGTCGCCGGCGGGCCGCGTTCGGGTGAAGACGACTACACCGAACCGCCCGAGTTGCAGGCCGAACTGGAAGATCGCTTCGACTACCGTGTCCACCCGGCGAACGTGCTGACGTCAAACGAGGACGCCGACCGCGAGGTCGAGATGGTCCACGACCTGCTTCGGACCCGCCTGCGAACGGCCCGAACGTTACTGGAGGAAGACGAGCTGGACTTTCTGCACGTCACGCTCTTTCACCTGAACGTCCTCCAGCACTACTTCTGGGACGGACCCGAAACACGCGAGGCCTGGGAGATCGTCGACGAGGAACTGCGCCACTTCCTCGAGGGTGAGTACAACCTCGTGTTGATGTCCGATCACGGTTGTACGGAGATCGACACGGTGTTTTACGTCAACCGGTGGCTCGAAGAGCAGGGCTACCTCTCGACGACCGCGAGTCTGGCCTCCCGGCTGCACGACCTGGGCTTCACCCAGGAGCGAATCGCCGGGATCGTCCGCTCGTTGGGCCTCGAACAATACATTCGGCCGCTGGTGCCCCGGCGGATTATCGAGCGCTTCCCCAGCGACGAGGGCGTCCAGCGCGAGGCCAAGTTATCTGCAGTCGATTGGGAGGAGACGACGGCGATCGGCAGCGGGCAGGGATTGGTCTACGTCAATGCCGACGACGAGGCCGAACGCGAGTCGATCCTGCAGGATCTCCAGGCTGACCTCGCCGACGCGACGAGCACGACGGGCGAGCCGATCGCCAGAGAGATTTATCGGCCCGAAGAGATCTATACCGGGCCGTACGTCGATCTCGCGCCGGATCTGGTGTTCGACCAGCGGCCGGGCGTCCACACGAGCGGGGCCATCGGCGGGGACAGCGTGGTGACCGAACCCGACGACTGGCGGGCCGAGAACGTCCCCGCCGGCATGGTCCTGTTCCACGGCGAGGACGTTGCTACGAATGATCTGGGGACGATCCGGATTTCCGATATCGCGCCGACCGTGTTGCACTGGCTGGACCAGGCCGTGCCGGCTGATATGGACGGCCAGCCCGTTCTCTCGGCGTTCGGGGCGGACAGTGACACGGCGACTCGGGAAGTACGGACGCGTGAACCGCTTCCCGAACGTGGTTCGGCGGGCGGTGACGGGCGTGAGGGCCTGGACGAGGACGTCGAGGAACGCTTGGAAGATATCGGCTATCTGGCGTAG
- a CDS encoding class I SAM-dependent methyltransferase, translating to MTDDDTGHRLVAAIYDPLTAPFDERLLGDHREYLARGLDGSVLDLGAGTGAMFPYFAAAATDESSLDCHAIEPDTHMRQRAESRAKDLDLAIDIRPDPAGSLPDDDDSISTVVASLVLCTIPDVQAALDEVARVLKPGGELRLLEHVAADGWTGHLQTAVNPVWKRAAAGCHLNRDTEATLRGHDRFDVRELTTLEMGVPPVQPFIRGTLEVRT from the coding sequence ATGACTGACGACGATACAGGCCACCGGCTCGTGGCCGCCATCTACGATCCGCTGACCGCGCCCTTCGACGAGCGGCTGCTCGGTGACCACCGCGAGTACCTCGCGCGTGGGCTGGACGGCTCAGTCCTGGATCTCGGGGCCGGGACCGGCGCGATGTTCCCCTATTTCGCGGCCGCCGCAACCGACGAATCGAGTCTCGACTGCCACGCGATCGAACCAGATACACACATGCGACAGCGGGCCGAGTCGCGGGCCAAGGACCTCGATCTGGCGATCGATATCCGACCGGATCCCGCGGGATCGCTGCCCGACGACGACGATTCGATTAGCACCGTCGTCGCCTCGCTCGTGCTCTGTACGATCCCCGACGTGCAAGCGGCACTCGATGAGGTCGCCCGCGTCCTCAAGCCGGGTGGCGAGTTGCGGCTCCTCGAACACGTCGCCGCCGACGGCTGGACCGGACACCTCCAGACTGCCGTCAATCCGGTCTGGAAGCGCGCGGCGGCCGGCTGCCACCTAAACCGGGACACCGAGGCCACGTTGCGTGGCCACGACCGTTTCGACGTCCGGGAACTGACGACCCTGGAGATGGGAGTGCCGCCCGTACAGCCGTTCATTCGCGGGACGCTGGAAGTGCGTACGTAA
- the trmY gene encoding tRNA (pseudouridine(54)-N(1))-methyltransferase TrmY: protein MRQFVVLGHEAPTTPEFSLEDLPGSAGRLDVLCRCLNAAFFRSHDIREDVRVRLVLGDEFTLRLEGRELQGLNPDERSTAARIRNALERREAAIGHQAVETSPGIYLSRRGVEAALRDAAAEGQLLQLHEDGTPIIDGGVPADPVFVLSDHQDFTDAEQGLLEELNARRIRLGPTAVHADHAITVAQNYLDTDGFETF, encoded by the coding sequence ATGCGCCAGTTCGTCGTACTCGGCCACGAGGCCCCGACGACGCCCGAATTCTCGCTCGAGGACTTGCCGGGCTCGGCGGGCCGCCTCGACGTGCTCTGTCGGTGTCTGAACGCCGCCTTCTTTCGATCGCACGACATTCGCGAAGACGTTCGCGTTCGCCTGGTGTTGGGCGATGAATTCACGCTCCGGTTGGAGGGGCGCGAGCTACAGGGCCTCAACCCCGACGAGCGCAGCACGGCCGCCCGGATCCGGAATGCGTTAGAGCGCCGGGAGGCGGCGATCGGCCACCAGGCAGTCGAGACGTCGCCCGGGATCTATCTTTCGCGACGCGGTGTCGAGGCCGCCCTGCGTGACGCTGCCGCGGAGGGACAACTCCTGCAACTCCACGAGGACGGGACGCCGATAATCGACGGGGGCGTTCCGGCCGATCCGGTGTTCGTACTCTCGGATCACCAGGACTTCACCGACGCCGAACAGGGCCTACTCGAAGAGTTGAACGCGAGGCGAATTCGGCTGGGGCCGACCGCGGTCCACGCCGATCACGCGATCACTGTCGCCCAGAACTATCTCGACACGGACGGATTCGAAACCTTCTGA
- a CDS encoding amphi-Trp domain-containing protein, whose product MPEEVLFETERSLSRDEIASYLRTVADNLDGGDPISLSAGDQSVTMDPPARPTFEVKAEREGPADGHGELSVEFELEWDENASDDGGDLRIE is encoded by the coding sequence ATGCCAGAAGAAGTACTCTTCGAGACGGAACGTTCGCTGTCCCGTGACGAAATTGCCTCGTATCTCCGGACTGTCGCCGACAATCTCGACGGTGGCGACCCGATTTCGCTGTCGGCCGGCGACCAGTCGGTCACCATGGACCCGCCGGCACGGCCGACGTTCGAAGTCAAGGCCGAACGCGAGGGGCCGGCTGATGGCCACGGTGAACTCAGCGTCGAATTCGAACTGGAGTGGGACGAAAACGCCAGCGACGACGGTGGCGATCTCCGGATCGAGTAA
- a CDS encoding DUF424 domain-containing protein, whose product MLVSERETEDGLLVAVCDADILGETFTEGDLSLSVTEDFYGGDVADAERVAASLAKCDTANLVGETAVSIALEQGFVDEANVLDIDGTRHAQLVWM is encoded by the coding sequence CTGTTGGTCTCCGAACGCGAGACTGAAGACGGACTGCTCGTCGCCGTCTGTGACGCCGATATTCTCGGCGAGACGTTCACCGAGGGCGATCTCTCTCTTTCGGTCACCGAGGACTTCTACGGCGGCGACGTCGCCGACGCCGAGCGCGTCGCCGCGAGTCTCGCGAAGTGTGACACGGCCAACCTCGTCGGCGAGACAGCCGTCTCGATTGCCCTCGAGCAGGGCTTTGTCGACGAAGCCAACGTGCTGGATATCGACGGCACGCGTCACGCGCAGTTAGTCTGGATGTAG